Below is a window of Cytophagaceae bacterium DNA.
TATGTAAATATTGATCATTTCCCCAAAAGTTTTTAAAAAAAATAGGAGATTTTTGATTTGTTAATGGGTTTCAACACTCCATTCTATTAATTCATCACATTTTTGCATATTTATAAAACCTCATGTCTTATTTTTGCAGATATTTTTTTTGAAGAAAACATTTAAATATGTCAAAACCCAGTCTGGCTAGAGGAACTCGCGATTTCGGCCCTGAAATAATGGTCAAACGTAGTTTTATTTTTGAACAAATTAAAAAAGTATATCAAAAATACGGATTCCTCCCGCTGGAAACTCCTGCCATTGAAAACCTTTCAGTTTTGATGGGGAAATATGGCGAAGAAGGCGACCAGTTGCTTTTTAAAATCCTTAATTCCGGTGATTTTGCTAAAGATTTGACAGGAGAAGACTTAGAAAAAGGCTCAAAAGAAATGTTGAAAAAAGTTTCAGAAAAAGGCCTCAAATATGACCTGACTGTGCCTTTTGCGAGATATGTGGTTATGAACAGGCACCAGCTTGCTTTGCCTTTTAAACGATATCAGATCCAACCTGTTTGGCGGGCAGACAGACCACAAAAAGGACGGTACAGGGAATTTTATCAATGTGATGCTGATGTCGTTGGTACCGAATCGCTTATATGTGAGGCTGAAATTGTAGCAATGCTTCACGAAGTTTTTGAAAATCTGGGAATAACTGAATTTGTAATAAAAATCAATAACCGGAAAATCCTGAGTGGGATTACGGAGGTGATTGGTGCCAAAGGAAAAGAAACCGATTTATGTGTTGCTATCGACAAAATTGACAAAATTGGGAAGGAAAAAGTAGAAGATGAGCTACAGGAAAGAGGTTTTAGTGTTGAGAATATTTCGAAATTACAGCCCTTATTTGCTATTACAGAAGCGGGGGACGTAAATTTTGAGGAATTAAGGAATTGGCTTATTAATTCTGAAATCGGACTGGCGGGTGTTCAGGAACTGGAACAAATCTGGCAACTTACTTTTGCATTAGGCTTAAAAAATGCAAAAATCGCCTTTGACCCTTCATTGGCACGCGGTCTGAGTTATTATACGGGAGCTATTTTTGAAGTTAAGGCTTTGAATGTGGCAATTGGAAGTATATCTGGTGGTGGCCGCTACGATAACCTAACCGGAACATTTGGAATGCCTGGTCTATCGGGTGTGGGTATTTCGTTGGGTGTTGACCGTATTTATGATGTAATGGAAGAATTGAAAATATTTCCGGAACATCTGGCACATTCTTCAACCAAAGTCATGGTGACCAATTTTGGAGAGGACACTTTACCCAAAAGCCTGGAAATTTTGGCAAAATTGAGAGCCGAAAATGTCAACGCTGAAATATATCCTGACACCTCCAAAATGAAAAAACAATTTGAATATGCCGACAAAAAAGCAATTCCTTTCGTTTTGATTGTGGGTTCAGACGAAATTAAGAAAGGAGAATATACCTTGAAAAATATGCTTTCAGGAGAACAGTCAAGCCTGAAAATTGAACAAATTATTGAAAAACTAAATGTTTAAAAACAAAAAAATCTTTGCCTATGCAGTCGTAATCGTTTCAACGCTGGCTGCAACATTTGCCTTTTATTTCTGGCAAGTAGCTTATAGTCCTAACCTTAACGTTGACGGTAAGGAGAAATTTGTGCTCTATATTCCAAAAAACTCAAGCTACGAGTCGGTATTGGATACATTACACAAACATAAAATTATAACTGACGAGGTAGCTTTTGGCTTTATCACCAAAAGAATGGGATACCGGGAGAATATCAAAACCGGCCGATATGAAATTCCACCTAATTCCGGCAATAAAACCATCATTTCTAAACTAAGAAAAGGTGACCAGGATCCTGTAAAGCTTACTTTCAACAACATCAGGACCAAGGAAGATTTGATTAAAAAACTGGGCAAAAAACTTGATTTTGACACCAATGAGCTATTAAATAAACTTAATGACCCTGCAGCATGTGAAAAACTAGGCTTTTCACCAGAAAATGTAATGGCCATGTTTTTGCCTGACACCTACTTTATTTATTGGGATACTTCGGTTGAAAAGTTTATCGATAGAATGCACGATGAATATAAAAAGTTTTGGAATGAAGAAAGATTGGCAAAAGCGGACAAAATAAACATGACACCGGTTCAGGTGGCAGTGATGGCATCGATCGTACAAAGTGAAACCAACAAAAAAGACGAAATGCCAGTTGTCGCAGGTGTTTATGTTAACCGTATCGCCCAAAATATGCCTCTACAGGCTGACCCTACGGTTAAGTTTGCAGTAGGCGATTTCAGTATCAAAAGAATCCTGACCAAGCACCTCAGCATTCAATCGCCCTACAATACCTATATTAATACCGGTTTGCCTCCCGGCCCTATAGCATTACCCGAAAGAGTAGCATTAGAGGCGGTTTTGGATTATCAAAAGCACAATTACACTTATTTTTGTGCTAAAGAAGATTTTTCGGGATATCATAATTTTGCCGAAAATTATACTGATCACCTTAAAAACGCTGATAAATACCAAACCGCTCTTGATCAAAGAGGAATAAAATAATGTATAGTGCCGACACCACATACAGGGTAAGATACGCCGATGTTGACCAGATGGGCTTCATGTATTATGGCAATTATGCCCGACTTTTTGAAATTGGAAGAGTTGAAGCTTTACGATCATTGGGCGTAAGATATAAAGAATTGGAGGAAAATGGCGTTTGGATGCCAGTTTATGAAAATTTTTCAAAGTATATAGAACCTGCAAAATATGACGATCTGCTTACATTAAAGGTAAGTTTGAAAGAAATGCCAAGGGTTAGAATTGTTTTTCATTGTGAAATTTTTAACGAGGAAAACAAATTAATCCATAAAGGACATACTACCTTGGTATTTTTAAATTCCGAAACCCAAAAAATTACGCTTTGCCCTGAAGTTATTACTAAAAAACTCAAAGTTTTTTTTGAATAATATGCTCAGATTGCCCAAAAGAAATATCGCCATCGACAAACTCAAAGATAAATTACAGAATATTTACATTCTGAATACAACGATTTCCTTATATATTTTTCTGGCAATTTTATATAAAAAAATCATCAACTTCGACATTGATCAACGGGCAGCAGCGGTTTCATTTAGTTTTATGCTGGCTATTTTCCCTGGCACCTTGTTTTTATTTACTTTGATTCCATACATTCCTATACAGCAACTCGATGTGTTGATACTTGATTTTTTAAAAAACCTGATGCCCATGGGTCTTTATGATGCTGTGTCGGGTACAATCGTCGAAATTGTAAGCAGGCCCCGAGGAGATATATTGTCTTTCGGTTTCTTGTTTGCCCTATTTGCAGCTACCAACGGCATGATGTCATTGATGCGGGCGTTTAATATGGCATTGAAACAAAGAGAAAAACGCTCTTATTTTAAAGCCCGTTGGATTGCATTTATTCTTACCGCCTTATTGGTTTTTGTACTTTTACTGGCGATTATCATTTTAATTGTTGGAAAACTAAGCCTTGAATTTATGATTTCAAAAGGCCTGGTTGAAGAAAATTTCAACGTTACCGGTATAAACCTTTTGGGTTATATTTCTATCTTTTTAATATTTTTCCTGGGTATTTCCAGTATTTATTATTTCGCTCCTGCCATTAAAAAACGATTGAATTTTTTCAATTTCGGGGCTGTTTTTGCCTCGATACTTTGTATTCTGGCTACTAACTTGTTCTCTTATTATTTACAAAATTTCAATTCTTATAACCGGCTCTATGGTTCCATTGGCACTTTGATAGCGGCTATGGTATGGTTGTATCTAATATCTTTGATTTTGATACTTGGCTTTGAAGTTAATATTAGTTTAAGAGGAGCCATGAAACGAAGCATAAAAAAAACACCGCAGCAATCAGGTGCCTCCGGTGTTTAAAAATAAACCTTAACCCATAAAAAAATATTTCAAACATTTAAATCATATTAACTTAACCGCCAAAACTGTTCCAACAACAAAATCATATCTATTTAATTATCAAACGGTATTATACATTATACTTTTTTTTCAATCTCTTCCATTTTATGGAATATTATCTGCGAATAAATAAAGAATCCTGAAATTCTTGTGCCATTTTCTATTTTCCCAATACTTCTGTTAACTTGCGTTCTTAATACCTGACCTTAATGCCATTCTTTCAGGAAGTTTTTAAAATAAAAGCTTCTTAATTTAATAAAAATGAAAAAACTAATTTCAAACCTTACATTTTGGGTGCTTACCTCAATTGCGACTGGGGCAATTTTAGGCCACATTTACCCGGAAAAGGCCGTTGAATTCAAATGGCTGGGAACCTATTTTATTGAAATCGTCAAACTATTCATTTATCCTATAATTTTTCTAACTATCACGTTGGGAATCAGCGGCATGGGCGACTTGAAAAAAGTAGGAAAAGTAGGAGGAAAAGCCTTAATATATTTCGAAGTGGTCACGACTTTTGCCCTGGTAATTGGAATTATCGTTGCCTATGTAATCAAGCCGGGTGAGGGAGTGATCGCCCAAAATCTTTCTGTTGCAGACGTAAGCCAATATACCAGTAAATCAAAGACATTTAGCTGGTGGCAATTCCTGAAAGACAATCTCACCATTCAGGTTTTATTATTCTCAATAGTCTCAGGTATTGTTTTGAGTAAAATAACACATAAAACCAGGGCGATTGGTATTTTATCCATTATTTCAAAATACGTATTCAAAGCCCTTCATTTTGTCATGTTTTTGGCACCTTTGGGTGCATTTGGAGGCATGGCATTTACCATAGGAAAGTACGGAATTCATACCCTGATTCCATTAGGCAAACTAATGCTTTCGGTATATATCACAATGGGTTTATTTATTTTTATAGTTCTAAATTTAATTTTGAAATATTACAAACTTAGAATATGGAGTTTTTTGAAATATATCAGAGAAGAACTTCTGATTGTATTAGGAACATCTTCTTCTGAGGCTGCATTGCCATCACTGATGGAAAAGCTGGAAAGAATGGGCTGTTCAAAATCAGTTGTTGGTCTGGTTGTACCAGCCGGATATTCATTTAACCTCGATGGCACTACGATTTATTTGTCAATGGCTACCATTTTTTTAGCACAAGTTTATGGAGTTACATTGACCATTGAACAAATGTTGACCATCATCGGGATTTTGATGGTTACTTCAAAAGGTGCTGCAGGAGTAACAGGAAGCGGTTTTGTGGTATTAGCTTCTACCCTATCGGCTATAAAAGTAATTCCTATCGAAGGTTTGGCATTGTTGCTTGGTGTTGACCGATTTATGTCGGAAGCCCGTGCGATAACCAATTTTATAGGAAACGGAGTAGCTACTTTGTGGATTTCGAGAAATGAAAATGAATTGGATATCAAGAAAATGAATTACGCCTTTACACATATCTCCGAAACTGAAGATATTTTTAAAGATAATTTTAATATAAAAAATTAATTTTCAACGCTTTAATTTTAAAAAACTTAAACTGTCATATAATATTCAGATGAAAAAGTCACAAAAAATTCTTTTTGCCTTCCTGGCAATTTGCTGGCTGATATATTTTACTTATAAAACTATAAGCGTAAATGGTATTTTCGAAAAAATCACCCAAATAGGAGATTTTACTTCTTCAGTAATTATCTCAGAACCGGGTATAGAGGATATTACTATTGACCAGAAATCAAAACTGGCTTTTTTTAGCTCTCATGACAGGCGGAATCCGGAGAGTTTTGGTAAAGTATTAATGGCTGACTTAAAAACGGATTCGATTGTTTTTAAAGACCTTACCACAAAACTTAACTTAAAAGAATTCAGGCCTCATGGAATTTCGTTTCTGGAACTAAAAGATAAACGAAAATTCCTTTTCGTGATTTCACATGGAAAAGAGAAACACGATATCCTTAAATTTGAAATTTTGGCTGATAGCCTTAAATATTTAAACCGTTATTCCAGTTCTGAGTTTGTATCTCCTAACGACATTCTGGCTGTGGGAGAAAATCAATTTTTTATAACCAATGATCATAATTCACGTTCAAGATGGAAAGTATTTCTTTATGATTTTTTCAGAATACCTACAGGGAATGTGGTTTTCTTTGATGGTAACAGGGCAAAAAAAGCCTCTTCAAGTATTGTTTACCCAAATGGAATTAACATTTCAGATGATGGCACTAAAATATTTGTTACCAGCACTTTGGAAAAGAAATTATTTGTTTTCAATCCCGCCGCATCAAACCAAACATTGGAATTGGTAGCCGAAGCACCTATGAAATATGCACCTGATAACATAGAAAAAAACGCTGAAGGGAAACTTATCATCGCCAGCCATCCAAAAACTCTGGCTTTTATGAACCACAGGAAATCAGAAAATAACCTAAGCCCTTCGGCAATTATTGAAGTAAATACCGATAATATAAATTCTCAGCGTATTTTGTACCTGGATGCCGGAAGTCAGATCTCTGGATCAAGTGTGGCGGCTCCATTTATTAATAATAATGGACAAAATTGCCTATTGGTAGGATGTGTTTTTGACAGAAAGATTCTTTTGTTAAAAGAAAAATAATTGAATAAAATTAAATTTCTAATACCAAACTTTAAAATATTACATTTTATATACTTGAAAAATTTAAAAAAATATAAGAATACGACAAAAACCTTATTTAAATTAGTTATTTTTTTGAAATATATCATATATCGACCTATTCAAACAAATGAAATAATTATCATATAAAGGTCACCTTTGGCTTTCTTAGTAATGAAATAATCTATTAAAAATAAAAATGAAAAACGAAAAAACTCTAAAGGAGGATGCCCTCCACTACCATGCTAAAGGTAGGCCTGGAAAAATAGAGGTAATACCATCAAAAGAATACGCCAATCAAAGAGACCTTTCACTCGCCTACTCTCCGGGAGTGGCAGAACCTTGTCTGGCGATTCAGGCAAATCCTGAAGATGCTTATAAATACACTGCTAAAGGCAATCTGGTGGCGGTTATTAGCAATGGAACAGCTGTGTTGGGACTAGGTGATATTGGTGCAATGGCGGGCAAACCTGTAATGGAAGGAAAAGGCTTACTTTTTAAAATATATGCCGACATCGATGTGTTTGATATAGAACTTGACACAAAAAATGTAGAGGAATTTATAAGAACAGTAAAAATCCTTGAGCCCACTTTTGGTGGTGTCAATCTTGAGGACATCTCAGCTCCTGATTGTTTTGAGATCGAAGAAAGGCTTAAAAAAGAGCTCAATATTCCTGTGATGCATGACGATCAACATGGTACGGCCATTATTTCAGCTGCATCGCTTCTCAATGCATTGGAATTGATGGAAAAGAAAATCGAAAATGCGAAAATCATAATCAATGGAGCTGGTGCGTCAGCAATTTCTTGTACCCGACTTTACAATGCACTTGGAGCTAAGAAGGAGAATATTTTTATGTTTGATTCGAAAGGGTTAATTCACCCTGACAGAACCAATCTGGATGGCAGAAAACCAGAATTTGCCAATAGAAATATGCCTTTGGAAACTACCCTTGCTGATGCCATAAATGGTGCCGATGTATTTGTTGGATTGTCAAAAGGTAATGTATTGACCAAAGAAATGGTTAAAACTATGGCACCAAACTGCATCGTATTTGCTTTGGCAAATCCTACTCCGGAAATTTCATATCCCGATGCCATCGACGCCCGTGAAGACATAATAGTTGCCACTGGTAGATCAGATTACCCTAATCAGGTTAATAATGTATTGGGATTCCCCTATATTTTTAGAGGTGCTCTTGATGTAAGAGCAAGTGAAATCAATGAAGAAATGAAACTTGCGGCAGTGAAAGCACTTGCTGAGCTTGCAAGAAAACCTGTGCCTGATATGGTTAATATGGCCTATAGCGAGGTAAATCTATCTTTTGGCAAAAATTACATCATTCCAAAGCCGGTTGATCCCCGTTTGTTAACTGCAGTTGCTCCTGCTGTTGCAAAAGCAGCTATGGAAACCGGCGTGGCGAAATTCCCTATTACTGACTGGGATAAATATGAAAATCAACTTACCAAAAGATTAGGCCTTGATAACACTCTGACCAAAGCTATCATCAATAAAGCTAAAAAATCACCTAAAAAAGTGGTCTTTGCTGATGCGGAAAATCTCAATGTTCTGAAAGCAGTTCAACAAATCATTCAGGAAAAAATTGCTTTTCCAATTTTATTGGGTAACAAACAAAAAATTCAGAATTTATTGAATGAAAATCACATTGAATTTGATTGGGATGTGGAAGTCATTGACCCTAAAGAACCTGCTAATGATGTTGAAAGACAAAGACTGGTTGAATATGGGGAAATTTATTTTGATAAAAGAAAAAGGAAAGGTCTCACCTATCCAGATACCATAAACTTTGTGACAAGAAGGAGCTATTATGGCTCTTTGATGGTAGAAACAGGCCTGGCTGATACCATGGTAGCTGGACAAACCCGAAGCTATCCGGAAACCATCAAGCCTGCCATTCAAATTATTGGCCCGGCAGATGATGTGAAGAAAATATCAAGTATGTTTATTGTAATGAGCAAATTTGGTCCGCTTTTCCTGGCAGATGCCACCATCAATTTTGATCCCACGGTGGATGACCTTGTTGAAATTACGGAATTATGTTGCAAAGAAGTTCAGAAATTCAACATTAAGCCCAGGATTGCTTTGGTTACTTATTCCAATTTTGGCTCAGTACCCAATGGACCGGCTCCAATGAAACTACGGGAAGCGGTTGGTATCTTAAAAAGCAAACATCCGGGGATGATTGTTGATGGAGAAATGCAGGCTCACCTTGCTTTTGATATGGAATTATTAAAAGAAAGTCATCCGTTCTCTGATCTGGTTGATGGCCATGCCAATACTTTGATCTTTCCAAATCTCTCGTCAGCCAATATTGCTTACAACTTGTTGAAAGAAATCGCCGGATTAGAAAAAATAGGACCAATAATGCTGGGACTAAAAAAACCGGTACAAGTTTTACAATTAGGTGCTAGTGTGCGTGAAATCGTAAACATGACCGCCATATCGGTTGTTGATGCAAATAAAAAGTAATACATAATCATTGGAATAAAAAAAAAGAGACTCAATTGGGTCTCTTTTTTAATTTATCGATGATATCTTTTACAACTGTCGAAAAATACTTTCCATTTTGGTAACCAAACCAGGACATGATTGTGGTTTCGTACAAATCCAGGTCATAAAGCCGATCATGAGTTACATAGCCTGCATATGAGCCATTAAAGCTTGTTACAACAAGGTTAATTCCTTGTTTCGTGGCATATTGGTCTAATTCTGCCATAATTTCTCCTGAAAAATCACAGGGCAAACCTATCACCAAAGTATTGTCAATCATGGTAATTTTGACATTAGACGGATAGTCACCATACAGTATTTTAAAAAGCCAAGGGCGAAGACCCAAATTTTTAGTAATCCTTGCAGAAGGCTCAGGCAATGGTAAAAATAACAATTCACTCAGAACCTTAGGATTGATTCTTAGTTGCGGAATTTTTTTTGCAAAAGAAAATACGCCATTGCCCTGATTCAGAACCTCATCAAAATCATCATTTCCAATTTCATATGGTCCCTGACTGGCCACAGCACCCGCCATAAACATGCCAAAGTCCTGTGTTTTTTCAACACTATCAATCAAAACTCCAGGATAATCCCTTGATAATTCCAAAGTTTTACTATTTAAGACTGTCGAATGTGCTCCATAGGTAATTAATTTTACTTTTTTACCTGATTTCAATTCAAATCCCATTTGTCTTAATTCCGGATCTGTCCAGCCATCGTTGATTAAAAGGCGGTTTCTTATATCAACAGTATCCCTGATTTCGCCGTAGAATGGTAGTGCTGGTTCAAAGTTTTCTTCTGATTTTTTTATGGTTTCAAAAATCTTTTGACTTAAAAAGACAACCATTTCCGGATCATAAGCACCGGCGAAAGCACGTCCGGTGATTGAATTGCCCCATGAACCCACACTATTGTGCGTATGTGTGGCAGCAAAATGAACATCTGACATTTTTATGCCATCTTTTTTCAACAAGGTTGCCAATTTTTCAGTCACATTTGGTGCGATTATCAATAAATCAGCTGAAACAAAAAAACGTAACTTGTTATTGGCTTTAATTGATACAGCCCTCACAAACACAGAATCATGAACTGACTTATAGGCTTTCCCAAGCCTGCTCCCATAGCCTGCCAATGGTGTGGGCAATGCCGGAGTGATATTGGTTTTTGCATACCCAACTTCAAATGCAGAAGAGTCAAAATTCGGCTTAAATAGCTCAATCTGTTTTTTCCAAAGTTTAAAATGAGGAGTGGTTTCTAATTCCTTTCTTTCAATTCTTTTTACAGACAAAAAGAAAAGTAAGATACTTATAATAAAAACATTAAAAAGAATTTTTAAAAATTTCATATTAGGGTAAATATTATTTTTTGATGTATGATTATTTATTTTCAATATTTGTCAAAGCAATATTTGAATTTCATAACATAAGCCTTAACTTTGGATATTACCTTGAAAACCCAATGACTCATTCCGACAAAAAAGCCTATTTTTTTAAAGTCGATTCCACAGTAAAACGAATCCGCTCTTTTATGCAAAAAAATCTACAAGATGCCAACATTGATTTAACAGTCGATCAATGGGTAGTTTTGGATCATATTAAGCCCAATCCCGGCATTAGCCAAAACGAACTCGGTAATATCACATACAAAGATGCACCAACGATCACCAGAATTTTAGATATTTTGGTAAAAAAAAATCTGATAGAAAGAAAAATGGCCACCGACGACCGTCGCAAATTCCTTTTAGAGCTTACAGAAGAGGGACAAGAGTTACACAAAAAGGCATTTGCCATTATTGCCAAAAGCCGAAAAAAATCATGGAATAGCCTAAGTGAAAAAGATTATGAAGATCTGGTACGGATTATGGATACCATCTATTTGAATGTCGGTCAATAAGTTTTAATATTTTCCTGCCCCTTGAAATTATAGCTGGCGAAACCTGACCAAGGGTATCAATATTATCTTCTATTACAATTTTAAGTTCAGAAAACAAATCAGGATATTTTAATGCAATCTTATAACAAACAGTCATTGAAAATGCCTTAATTGCTATTGCTGAACTGTTATTGGTAAGTTTTTCAAAGCAAAAGTCAAAAATGGCATCTTCAAGTTTTTCGGAAATTTCCTGATCTTCAAAAATACTTATTCCGTTTCGCACAACTCCTTCATCAGTACTGTTTTTGATCATACAATCATAAATCTGTTGCTGATAAGGGAAAATTATTTGTTTTGCTTCGCGACTTAAATCTCGTAAAATCCAGAATGTGTTAAAAAGTAACCAATAGTTTCCTGACTCTAAATTATTTATCAAATCAGAAACTGGTATTTCGAAGTTAATTATTCTTCTTAAAACTTGACGGGCTTCATTTTTTGAAAGTCTATTATTCGATAGGGAGCCTTGAATTGAGTCCATATTTATCAACCAAATGGTCTATTAAGGCATTATTACTCCTCCATAATATCTGAAAAACTTCTTCAAATACTTTTTCTCCTTCGTAATAAGGGTCTATAACACTGTGTACACCACGCACTGTCGGGTCAAAATCTCTGATTAAAAACAATTTTTCTGCTGCAGGTGGAACGCCCTTTTGTTCATAATAATAACTATGGACATTCTCAAAATTCTCCTCATCCATCACAACAATATGATCAAAGTCGTCAAGGTCTGCTTTTCCAAGTTTTCGACCCAGATGCGTGATTTCTATCCCATGTTTCAAGGCATTTTTTATAGATCTGGCATCGGCTTTTTTCCCGATATGCCAGCCCATAATTCCGGCAGAATCAGCCCAGAGCTCATCCTGGAGGCCTTTTTCTATGACCAATTGATTGAAAGTAGCCTCAGCAACCGGACTACGGCAGATATTTCCCAAACATACGAAAAGAACCTTTCTCATTTTATTTTTCCTCCTTAAAAACCTGATTATTTTCGTCAACCAACACAAATACCGTCTCGCCTTCTTTTTTCATCAGATATTTTTCTCTGGCAAATTTTTCAAGAGATGCTGTACTGCCCAGCACTTCTGCCTCTTCTCTTTTTACATTGGCAAGTTCTTTTTCGAAAAATTCTTTTTGGTTTTGCATTTGTCTTAACTCCATCACCATATCAAATTGTTTCAGGAGATTGGATCTGTCAAAAAACGTCAACCATACAATAAGGACAAGTGCTGAAATAATGTAAAAACGGTATTTCTTTAAAAAAGGAGCATCTATTTTTTTCATTTTTAGGAAAAGCTAAATTTATAGAACAAAT
It encodes the following:
- a CDS encoding neutral/alkaline non-lysosomal ceramidase N-terminal domain-containing protein is translated as MKFLKILFNVFIISILLFFLSVKRIERKELETTPHFKLWKKQIELFKPNFDSSAFEVGYAKTNITPALPTPLAGYGSRLGKAYKSVHDSVFVRAVSIKANNKLRFFVSADLLIIAPNVTEKLATLLKKDGIKMSDVHFAATHTHNSVGSWGNSITGRAFAGAYDPEMVVFLSQKIFETIKKSEENFEPALPFYGEIRDTVDIRNRLLINDGWTDPELRQMGFELKSGKKVKLITYGAHSTVLNSKTLELSRDYPGVLIDSVEKTQDFGMFMAGAVASQGPYEIGNDDFDEVLNQGNGVFSFAKKIPQLRINPKVLSELLFLPLPEPSARITKNLGLRPWLFKILYGDYPSNVKITMIDNTLVIGLPCDFSGEIMAELDQYATKQGINLVVTSFNGSYAGYVTHDRLYDLDLYETTIMSWFGYQNGKYFSTVVKDIIDKLKKRPN
- a CDS encoding MarR family transcriptional regulator — protein: MTHSDKKAYFFKVDSTVKRIRSFMQKNLQDANIDLTVDQWVVLDHIKPNPGISQNELGNITYKDAPTITRILDILVKKNLIERKMATDDRRKFLLELTEEGQELHKKAFAIIAKSRKKSWNSLSEKDYEDLVRIMDTIYLNVGQ
- a CDS encoding low molecular weight phosphotyrosine protein phosphatase — protein: MRKVLFVCLGNICRSPVAEATFNQLVIEKGLQDELWADSAGIMGWHIGKKADARSIKNALKHGIEITHLGRKLGKADLDDFDHIVVMDEENFENVHSYYYEQKGVPPAAEKLFLIRDFDPTVRGVHSVIDPYYEGEKVFEEVFQILWRSNNALIDHLVDKYGLNSRLPIE
- a CDS encoding septum formation initiator family protein, coding for MKKIDAPFLKKYRFYIISALVLIVWLTFFDRSNLLKQFDMVMELRQMQNQKEFFEKELANVKREEAEVLGSTASLEKFAREKYLMKKEGETVFVLVDENNQVFKEEK